CTGCCCTAGCTGCTCTGATCACATTCGTCCCAGCATGGCTCTGGCTAAAAGTATGATAAACCCTTTAATTTAATTCAAAAAAACCCACAAAAAGTTTAATCCAATTCTGTTCGtacaaaaatttaataaaaagaTGTGTTCCTGTGTGTGCTGGTGTTTGTGTTTTAGTCCATGTGTCGTGTATGTTCCATCTATACAGTTCAATGCAAGTGATTGTTTTGGGAGGTCAGCTCAATGCAAGTGGATATAATTAACTCTTTGATAGCAATGTAGTGTTTGTGTGTGAATGACTGACTCAGTGGGTGAGTGTGTGGGAATGTCTCtgtgggtttttttttctctccccctGAGGGAGGTACATTTTGTCAGTTTTACTGGAAAGTACAGAAAAATGTTAACTTTTGTTGACCCTTTAATTTCTTGATTGTGTTTAGGTCTTACGCAGACATCCATACTTGATTTCTTTCGGATTCAGAAATGCAGTGAATCAATGGCGGATTTTACTTCAGCTCTAGGTAAATTTGGAGGGCTGCTACAGTATGGTTGCAATATGGAGTCCATGTATCCGTGTGAATCCTTTTTGTCTGGGAACATATCATTTTTCTTAGTTGATTTACTTGTGATTATCTTGCTTCTGATTTGTCGAAGCCATCATTTGGAAAGAGAAGTGGAAGTAAGGTTAAAGTTAAGCGTTCATGTTTTGGAAACATGCTGGATGATGGCTTTAATTGTCAGTATGATTAGTGCAGTTAGGATAGTTGAGGGAGGGAATGGTGCAAGTTAGATACTTTTTTGTCTCTTGATTTTAGCCGAATTCATGCACTGCTTTGTAGAAACCTTGAGTTCTGCTTCAATCAAATAAGTGTTTTGCCAGCATAAAAACTTCTGCTGGCAATTTATTCTCTGCATTTGCTTAGTACTAGAATTTGTATCAGCTGAAGATATACTAAGCAGTATTATAGAAGCTTAAGCGACTTCTATGGTGATGTGAGTTAGGTTTAGGGTGTAAATCAGCTGACTGAAAGTACGTATCTCATCTCAAAAGATCCCAGAAGATTGCCACAAAATATAGTTAAATAGGCTCCGATAAAGCAGAACCTTTTTTCCCAATAAGGAGTACTGTTTTGTCGTACAATTAAAAGATTAGGTTGGTGAATGTAGTTCATGTATTTCTTAGCTGACTGTGATTATTGCTGCTGCATTTAGCTATGGAAGTTAATGCAATTAGTCGGGAACAGTTTGAAATGCTTTTGCTTTTAATTTTCATAACTGCCAAGTTTCCCTTACAGACATGTGCTGATACTTGTCCTCGCCTCCTTTTTATGCATGGCAACTGTATTCTATGTATTATTGCTTGGATAGTTTCCAACGCTTgacttcttttcattttcttaaaAGAGAATGAGAAAAGAAGATACGTATATTGACTTTGACAAGAAAAATCAGCAGGAGCCTTCCTATTCAAAATCTTCCGAAAGTTGATGGATAATCCCTTGCTCATCATGATGGTTTTAGACCTTGAACTGCACGTGCAGTTTCCCCTTCTTCTTCTTGACGGTATAGAATGAAACGTTAGAACCACGATGCGGTTCTCAAGTATGGCAGAATGCGAAGCCAAATGAAATGTTATCAAATTCAATAGTGTTTCTACTGACTAACGCAAGCCTAAAATCTTTATGAAGAAAGAATATTATCATTACAGGAGAAAGAGTGGAATGCACCGTGTGCTTGTTGAAGCTCACTATGAGAAAACCGTTAGTGCATATACTTGCCTAGTCTATATGATACTTGTGCAAACCCCTAAAATGTTTGACAGCATTGTTTGACCATATCTTTGGATGGGGTGGAGTGCTGTTGTCACTTCATAATTTTGAACATGAAGCGTCAATGATGATATAATTAAAAAGATATGATGCATTTTATCTAGGGCACACAAAGGTCCAGGCCTAGAAATGCTTAGAGGCAGTTCCCATGTGTCAATCTCATAATTTTCCCGATCAGAACTCCACAACCTTATTTTTGGTGCAATGGTTTCCCAATGAAAGCTTTGAAGTAATCTTGCAAAGTTGTTTCTGGTGTAAGTTCTTTTTGATGCAGAAAAGGTTAGTTATGATAGTGCTTTAGAGCCAACAGGTCTGTTTTTGACCAATGATCCCTTCTTACCTTCATGAGACCTGTTGTATGATCGCAGCATTGATAGCTGAAATGCAAAAACTTACAGGACTCCATGTGATTGTCCCTAAAGAATATTTTATGTAATCAAATCCTACATTTATAAACCTACACACGTGCAACGTATATTTTCTGTAATAAACCTGATCTTTGTCACTCATAAATGTACATTGacagaaaaaatatatatattactcGTAAATGTATGATTACTCTGTCAATCTACACTTCAGTTGCTACTGCTGTGAGCTAGTCTTCTTTTTTCCTGAAGTTGTTTAACTGGAATATTCCCTATTTAGGCTGAGTTTTTGGACCAGTAGTTCTTctcacaatacataggcactGAAGTCTGTTCATGTTTCGTTCTTGCATCTAAATGCTAATTTTCAGTGTAACATAGAGACTACTGTTTCTGAACTAGATGAAGATTTCCTTCTTTTGTCATGTCATTGAGTTTTCTATGTTGGTTCTCTGGGGTAAATGTCCATGAACTGTGTCCAAGGTGGTGGTCATTTCTGTTTAACTTTCCTTACAGGCAAGTTAAAGAATGGGATGCAGGAACTTGAACTGATTCGGTGGGAGTCTCAGTTTGGTTTTCAATTCAAGCCAAAAGATGTCTATTACTTCTATAGTTTGCTAAGAGCTGCTCTTTTTGGCCCATTTTTTCTGGAGTTAGTGAACCCTGGAATCCcttgtaaacaaaagaaaatctctgtccccctcccccccccccaaaaaaaactgGCTCCAACTGAAGATATGATTAAATCTCCTTTCATGGTATTTTTGACTTTCCTTTCTCTCCTCTAGGCACTTTTTGATGCTGCTGATTTACAATTTTAATGAGGCTTACCTTTTTGGCTTTGAAACTTAGCTATGATTTCCGCGACATAACTACCATCTCAGATGAGGAAACCAATGTATTATGTTTCTAAAATGTATTATGTTTCTAAACTTTAAAGAACATCTGTGTCATATTCATTTAGCTGTCTTCAGCTGTTGATTTTCCTTTATTGCTCTTCATCCTTTTCATTTAAATTACAGATACTAGAAAACGTCGGAAGCGTTCTGGGCCTTTGGTGTACCACAAGAAAAGGAGAAGACTTCTGCCATATATACCAGCGGAAGATGCTGATCAAAGGCTAAAGCAAATGGGATCTCTTGCTTCTGCTTTGACCGCAATGAACATGGAATTCAGTGCTGAGCTTACTTATGTGCGTGGCATGGCTCCTAGGTCTGCCAATCAGGCCAAGTTTGAAAAGGGTGGAATGCAGGTTCAACCTTAAATACCTCTTGTCAATTAGTTTACTCAAAATCTTTAAAATGCTGCAAGGCAATTAGTGGTAATTATTAAAAAATGCTTGTTTTCAGTCATCTAATTTCCTCTTTCACTTCTCTTATCAGGTCCTTTGCAAAGAAGATGTTGAAACATTGGAGTACTGTAAACTTATGGAGAAAAGTGGCTTATGTCCCCCACTTATGGTTGTGTTTGATTCGTGTGAAGGGTACATCTCCCATTCGTGCTTTGTCTCTGTGTCTTAGCCCCCAGTCATTTGTTATTTGCCTGTTTAATGTACTGCTCTTGAATGCTGCAGTTATACGGTAGAGGCTGATGGTCCAATAAAGGACTTGACTTTGATAGCAGAGTATGCAGGAGATGTGGATTATATGAAGAAAAGGGAATGTGATGACTGTGACAGCTTAATGACGCTCCTTTCAGCAAAACAGCCATCCAGGAGTCTCGTTGTCTGCCCGGACAAGCGTGGCAACATTGCCCGGTTTATAAACGGCATAAACAACCATTTGCCGTAAGCTTAGAGCGCAGCAACCATTCTATACAAATGTTTTTATTATCCTTCCGTGTTCTTTCATTGTCAAGACATCTATGCAATGTTCTTATCATCCTTTTGTGTTCTTTTCTGTGATATCTCCCTTCAATAAACTTTTACTTCTATGTCTAGCTGAACCTCCTTAGTGAAACGAAATTATCTTTATTCATGTCAGAAATACTTACAACTTGACATTCAGCCTACAGTTCTTGAAACCAGTCCATTTTTGTGCAGGGAAAGTAAGAAGAAGCAGAATCTTAAGTGCGTGAGGTATGATGTAGATGGCAAATGCCGAGTCCTTTTGGTTGCTACTCGCGATATTGCTAAGGGGGAGAGGTTGTACTATGATTACAATGGGCATGAGCATGAATATCCAACTCATCATTTCATCTAAGTTCTGAAGCAACGGATTTTTTGCCAATGAGACTGCAGGACCATAGAAatctcatttttgtcttcagaTATACATAGCAGCAGCAAATTTTTCTCTAACAGTAGGTAGCTGTACTGCTGGCCATCATTGTGGCCATGATAGTGCAAATTCCAAAGAGGATGTTTATTTTGGATTTGACATATCAAATGCAGCTTAGACAGGTTACATGCTTATGTAGCACAGTTACAATGGAACCTCACAACATTTAACTTCAGTGATATTTATCCAAAAATTGTTTATCTTCTGCTTTTCTTGATTCCATTTTTCTGCTATTCGAAATATTTTCTAGATAGATAGATATATCAACTTCTTTTAATGCTTCAGATTATGTATTGGTACAGAAAGACTGTTCTGTCACAGGGACTTTTTAAGCAATCTGCAAGTTTTCCTATATGCTAGGCATCATTTTAGATACCACACTTGCATGTCTTCTGTGCATTATCTCCACAACACAGCATCAATATCTCCCCTTTTCTGCGAGTTTATTTGGTTGGAGAATTCTTGCTTACAAGCACAGACTTATAGTCAAAGTTCAGTAAAAACTGACTATGCTGTTTTGAAATGGCCAATGCATTAATATGTCTAATCCTATCTATAACTAAAGCACTCGATTTTCTAACCAGTTCCTAATGAGCACTTATAGTACGTCTAGTTTACGCCTACTTGTCATTCAAATAGACATACATTCATTCTTTGCATTGCATTAGGACACTTATATTGAGTACTGATTAGACACTCGTTAGACAAACCCCAAAACCAATTTCCTAATTGTGAAAACTCTCCTAGTAATATATGTTATTGCAGTATCCGAGTTACTACTAGCAAATATCGAATGTTAGTACTTAATCCATGACATATCTGGATGGTGCCATCCCTCAGATCATCATGACTATCAAATGTACTCATTCTTGGAGGAACCTTGATTGTTGGTCTTGATACAGGTACAAATTGTAAATGCTCTAGAGATAGGAGATACTATAATGTGAGAACTTATTTGTCAAGCAAGCCCTGACGCCATTCTGGTTAGACTAGCAGACATGGTGATCATGTTTTGCAAAAGATAGGACGCCAAAGTTGGTAGGAAGAAAAAGATTACAGCATACTTTACAGTTTAGGGAGTCAAATTTGAAAGCATATATGTGATTTAAAAAGGCTTTGGTCGCATGTTCCATAATTTGGACAGCCAACTCAAAAGCAATCCTCATGTTCTGAATGTCAGCCTAAGTAGCTGGCGATACACAAGAAGGAAACAAACAAGTCCACATGCTTGAAAGTGTAGGGCAGAGAGGGCTATCTTTGTTGATGACTCCTAATTCATTTAGGCACACAAGTTAGGTAAATTAGTGGAAGGATATAAAGCCTTTGAGTCTCTTGAATAAAGAATTTCTGCAAGGTGCACTTAAGCTCGCAACAAatcttgttttaaaaaaaaagaaaagaaaagaaagtgtcCTTAGGTCCTTGCTTTTGCTGTTGAATTGTGACATTGGCTCATCTTAATCTAAAAGTGCTAAATATTGCAGCAGCTTTTGTTTCTAAAAGAGCTTTTACCTTTTAAATCTCACTGAAATGTATGtttatatttgttaaaaatatcTTTTCAATCATCACCTTTAACTTTAACAACCTTGAAGAGTTGAAGCGAGTGAGAAGAAGAAGCCCTATTTTCAGAATAAACTTGTAAAGGGAAACAGGGTAACAGAAGATCACAACTCATTTCGAAATTCAAGATATAGTATAGCCAATTTTGCTCATCTCATCAGAGGTTGGAAGAAAAACATGCTTTCACTTGGGCAGAAGCTGAGCTAGATGTCTGCCTCTTTGGCTAAGAAGCTTTCACTTTTCCTGCCTGACGCACGTTACATTTCACAAAAGCACAAGTGCATGATTGATGTCCCATGCCACTGAAACTGAAACTAAAACGGCTGGCGGAAGATAAAAAGAGTGAGGTAAGTGTTGATGGATATTAACGCCAGCCAAGTGGTAAAGGATTGAAATCTCACTTGTCTTTGTTTGGTTCAAGTGCTCTCATTTTTCTCGGATATTACCTCTGTTTCATTGTTaatatacataaaaaaaataacagGAGTGGTTATTTTGAAATTAATAGAAAATGCTAGTAGCTTTGCAAATTTGTCATTTGAAAaagttgcctttttttttttttaactctaatACACATCTACCATGTgaatattttgaattcaaatgtTATATATGTAAATTAATCTAGTGCCAActcatttatatatttttttccatAAGAAAttgaatattaaaaaaatgaCTTTAATATTAGAACATAGGAGTATTCATTAATAAGGAAAAATACAAATATCTCGTTACCATGAAATACAAGAATATAAATCACTATTTAAATTCTCATTTTGCAACAGTTTGGAGTTTATCTTTTATCCCCTATGCTTCtgatttataaatttaaaactCCATATGTATGGCATTTGAATGgcaagaaaaattttaaatcttGTTTTGTTTGAAGTAGAAGTGGCAATATGTCTCAAGCCCCAACGAATTACTCATACGCAAAGGGACTTTGGATGAGATGGATATTCTAATTTTAATATTAAGCTTGAAATGGGACGAATCCTATTCatacccattaattgatggaaATTTTTGGGAAATTCTTGGGTACACATTGGGGGCCAAGTACCTCATCAAAAATTTATCCTATTAATTGTTGTATATTTTTTAATGACCCAAATGAATCACTTTTATTCTTTCACCTAGGTCCTTTAGTTTTTTCCTTCAAAACCCCTCTCTAGTTTCTTGAACTCTTTTGTCCCTTAGAAATcagtttttttaaatttttcccttcttttcgtAAAAATTCTGTCGTTAGTCTCAATTTAGAGTGCTATTTGAAATATGTCAAAAGAAACTTCTTATTTTGACACGCGAACTCAATGGTTGCGTAGTCAGACCGAAGAATGCCTAAACAAGGCTGGTGGGGGCTCTTTTAGGCTTGTAAATGGTTTTGAACTTCTTTTCTAGTAGAATACTAATCAAAATGAATATTAGGAGTAATATGAAAGTCATTAATCTgtaattttattagaaaatattttgtcTAGTTTTGATAGTTTTATGATGGCTCATAGTTCTAAATGCCATTTCTTTGTACTCATAAATACAAGTTCTTTTAAGTTTTTATAGGatttatttttttcctcaacTAAAATTTAGCAACATTGGAATATAtacatagaaaataaataaaagaaaatttgtggGGGAAAAGAATtcagaaaaatataaattcacaataagactaaaagaaatttaataaatcaaaaatattaaatttatataaaaataaaaaagaattaaaggaaaaaagaatatgaaaaaTAGACTTGgatattgggcgggatcaatctaaaccatTCTAAAGTGATCCTATCCAAATTAGCCTCAAAATATGTATGGATAAAATTGGATCCAAACTCATATTACTCGGTCTCATTTCAAATCCAAGCAAATCCCGCTCATCCCACctattttgccacctctagctTGAAGGATCAGACATACAAAACATTTGTAGAGCCAAGAAAATAGGTGAAGAAAGGGATGGGATTTAGTAACATGTAGGTATAAAACGTACAAAATAATTGGATTACACTTGTTTGGGTCTAAAGTAGTTCGCCTTTTGGGGCTAAATTTTGGCCCAAAGACGCTAGACCAGATCTAAATAACTAGACCATATGTTTTTTGTCTAGTTGGGGTGAGGCGAGATGGGGTAGGAGGAGGGATAacattgaaaaaagaaat
This sequence is a window from Coffea eugenioides isolate CCC68of chromosome 7, Ceug_1.0, whole genome shotgun sequence. Protein-coding genes within it:
- the LOC113778601 gene encoding probable Histone-lysine N-methyltransferase ATXR5; translated protein: MAPSARANRRWADEEDDDNQLDRLRRPRRVRKYRSIVAIMRVARRVQLINEDDDDGFDQTVEIKKEENVDDDDGGGGDDCYSKLGCQECGRGDNEEEILLCDKCDKGYHLDCLRPIVPRVPFGHWYCPSCSDHIRPSMALAKSLTQTSILDFFRIQKCSESMADFTSALDTRKRRKRSGPLVYHKKRRRLLPYIPAEDADQRLKQMGSLASALTAMNMEFSAELTYVRGMAPRSANQAKFEKGGMQVLCKEDVETLEYCKLMEKSGLCPPLMVVFDSCEGYTVEADGPIKDLTLIAEYAGDVDYMKKRECDDCDSLMTLLSAKQPSRSLVVCPDKRGNIARFINGINNHLPESKKKQNLKCVRYDVDGKCRVLLVATRDIAKGERLYYDYNGHEHEYPTHHFI